From a region of the Impatiens glandulifera chromosome 4, dImpGla2.1, whole genome shotgun sequence genome:
- the LOC124936131 gene encoding uncharacterized protein LOC124936131 encodes MSASRATRSRRGGEDRFYCPPAMRRLQQQQQQQQRLHPNSNKSSKPSSKASSSDADRRTDSETSSTTKELPSAPSSSLSTPRASDLTNLDRFLEHTTPWVQAQHVSKMSMRAWRMREHSPNPYFILGDLWESFGEWSAYGAGVPLVMNDIDSVVQYYVPYLSGIQLYIDPLKSAMKLRRPGEESDGDSSRDSSSDGSNEYSRESNGNNHQASWSQHKRGHNAVTGSSSDESDVTNPPGLLTFEYFEQDSPYGREPLADKIVVLASMFPKLKTFRSCDLNPASWVSVAWYPIYRIPTGPTLKNLDACFLTFHSLSTPTRGVNSSSELDNPGKLSLQTFGLASYKFKADIWNSNGVHESQKFSSLLNAAGNWLRLLEVNHPDYTFFSSHNSQWR; translated from the exons ATGTCTGCATCCAGAGCGACTCGCAGTCGTCGAGGCGGTGAAGACCGTTTCTACTGTCCACCCGCGATGCGAAGgttgcagcagcagcagcagcaacaacAGAGATTACATCCGAATAGTAATAAATCTTCCAAGCCAAGTTCCAAGGCATCTTCATCTGATGCCGATAGGAGAACCGACTCGGAGACATCGTCAACTACGAAGGAACTTCCATCTGCGCCTTCTTCATCGCTTTCGACACCGAGAGCAAGTGATTTAACTAATTTAGATCGATTTCTGGAACACACCACTCCTTGGGTTCAAGCTCAGCATGTATCCAAG ATGTCCATGAGGGCATGGAGAATGCGCGAGCATAGCCCAAATCCATACTTCATACTTGGGGATCTTTGGGAATCCTTTGGAGAATGGAGTGCATATGGAGCTGGAGTTCCTCTTGTTATGAATGACATTGACTCTGTTGTGCAATACTATGTTCCGTATCTGTCTGGTATTCAGTTGTATATAGATCCATTAAAGTCGGCAATGAAACTCAG GAGACCTGGTGAGGAGAGTGATGGAGATTCATCAAGGGATAGTAGTAGTGATGGGAGTAATGAATACAGTAGAGAGAGTAATGGAAATAACCACCAGGCCAGTTGGAGCCAGCACAAGAGAGGTCATAATGCTGTAACTGGATCATCAAGTGATGAGAGTGACGTCACTAATCCTCCTGGTTTGCTTACATTTGAATACTTTGAGCAGGATTCGCCTTATGGCCGTGAGCCTCTTGCTGACAAG ATTGTAGTGTTGGCCTCTATGTTTCCTAAACTGAAAACATTTAGAAGCTGTGATCTAAATCCTGCAAGCTGGGTTTCTGTAGCTTG GTACCCGATTTACAGAATACCAACAGGTCCCACATTAAAGAATTTAGATGCATGCTTCTTAACATTCCACTCTCTATCAACACCTACTAGAG GTGTGAATAGTAGCAGTGAGTTGGATAATCCTGGCAAGTTGTCGTTACAGACATTTGGGCTTGCTTCGTATAAGTTCAAGGCAGATATATGGAACTCGAATGGAGTTCATGAAAGCCAGAAATTCAGTTCTCTGTTGAATGCTGCAGGTAACTGGCTTCGTCTTTTGGAAGTTAACCACCCCGATTACACCTTCTTCTCCTCTCATAACTCTCAATGGAGATAG
- the LOC124936894 gene encoding major strawberry allergen Fra a 1.06-like, which produces MAIVTIIEESVTAVPPTRAFNAMVLHADTLLPKLMPQAIKSIEIVEGDGKVGSIKQINFVEGVPMKSLKHRIDEIDEETYKYSYTLIEGDVLAGKLEKVSYELQIVAGSNGGSIIKSTNKYYPLVDVVISEEEIREGKEKAGAAFKVVEDYLIQNPDAYI; this is translated from the exons ATGGCCATTGTAACAATCATCGAGGAGAGTGTAACTGCAGTCCCACCAACAAGGGCATTCAACGCCATGGTCCTTCATGCTGACACTTTGCTCCCAAAACTAATGCCGCAAGCCATCAAGAGTATTGAAATCGTTGAAGGAGATGGGAAAGTGGGAAGCATCAAGCAAATCAATTTTGTCGAAG gtGTTCCCATGAAATCTTTGAAGCATAGGATTGATGAAATTGATGAAGAAACATACAAGTACTCATACACGTTGATAGAGGGCGATGTTTTGGCAGGAAAACTAGAAAAAGTCTCGTATGAACTTCAGATTGTGGCAGGTTCAAATGGCGGTTCGATTATCAAATCAACCAATAAGTACTACCCATTAGTCGATGTGGTGATTAGCGAGGAGGAGATTAGAGAAGGTAAAGAGAAAGCTGGGGCAGCATTCAAGGTGGTTGAGGATTATCTTATTCAAAACCCCGATGCATATATTTAG
- the LOC124934378 gene encoding uncharacterized protein LOC124934378 — protein MGLLNVREMLTSFSPSLNFLAISSGDGRIKVWDAIKGQIQTEFADIFSNDDGPGLFDKPQKGHLSMDYTCMKWISLDKMKKRKLESTLLILGTGGGDVLALDVSAGHLKWRASDCHPGGVSSISSPMHDSCIYTAGADGMICKLNSMTGNLLEKFKASSKAISSLSVSSDGNVLAIGSAQMKVFNCSDHKKIQKFSGHPGPIRSMIFTDDGKYILSSASSERYIAIWKLDGGKKKSACCVLAMDHPAVFLDSCVVETEDTDSPAFYVLAISETGICYFWYGQNIEELSSSKPTKISLSVDFIDKAAIPAIFASKLQGVVKPASVHIFLAHGLLVKPSFEKILVNAGTDVKLSCSLTGILLPNKQAHKKKKGSTRNDEVTALDRANAEDALLPIPKILGLHDKKGSHWSSDKFEGVHSSSEDEMEIEMPAISMEDKLKDLGIINHKKDIPSELLTDSTKLLGLSIEDNVSQKKMRIAVLSLEPSEAFKLLELLVAIWKLRACSGNLVLPWICCILVNHSDFVVSQDPASELFDSLHKLTQSRATSVQSLFQLSGRLQLIGAQIEKAVQNKNHPTPSIADNLDESEDDEDVDDVLYGEEEGSSSSDNDE, from the exons ATGGGCTTGTTGAATGTTAGAGAGATGCTAACATCGTTTAGTCCGTCATTGAACTTTTTGGCTATCAGTTCTGGGGATGGTCGGATTAAG GTTTGGGATGCTATAAAGGGGCAGATTCAGACCGAATTCGCTGACATTTTCTCAAATGATGATGGCCCAGGTTTATTTGATAAACCGCAAAAGGGTCACCTTTCAATGGATTATACATGCATGAAGTGGATCTCTTTGGATAAAATG AAAAAGAGGAAACTTGAAAGCACATTATTAATATTGGGAACTGGCGGTGGTGATGTTCTTGCCTTGGATGTATCAGCTGGTCATTTGAAGTGGAGGGCTAGTGACTGTCATCCTGG GGGTGTCAGTTCCATCTCTTCTCCTATGCACGATTCATGCATTTACACTGCAGGAGCTGATGGTATGATTTGCAAGCTAAATTCTATGACTGGAAATTTGTTGGAGAAGTTTAAAGCTTCATCGAAGGCAATATCATCACTGTCTGTTTCTTCAG ATGGAAATGTGTTAGCAATCGGTTCTGCTCAGATGAAGGTTTTCAACTGCTCTGATCATAAAAAGATACAGAAGTTTTCAGGCCACCCT GGACCCATCCGTTCCATGATATTCACTGATGATGGGAAATACATACTTTCTTCTGCTTCTTCCGAACGATACATTGCAATTTGGAAACTCGATGGTGGAAAGAAAAAGTCAGCCTGCTGTGTTCTTGCAATGGATCATCCAGCTGTCTTTCTCGATAGCTGTGTTGTTGAGACTGAAGATACAGATTCTCCTGCTTTTTATGTGTTGGCTATATCTGAAACTGGCATTTGTTACTTTTGGTATGGTCAAAATATTGAGGAACTAAGTAGCAGCAAACCAACAAAAATCTCCCTATCAGTTGATTTCATTGATAAGGCTGCTATTCCAGCAATATTTGCTTCAAAATTGCAGGGTGTTGTAAAACCTGCTTCTGTTCACATATTTTTGGCCCATGGATTGCTAGTAAAGCCATCATTTGAGAAAATCTTAGTCAATGCCGGTACTGATGTAAAATTGAGTTGTTCTCTTACTGGCATCCTGCTGCCAAACAAGCAAGCtcacaaaaagaaaaaaggCTCAACTAGAAATGATGAAG TTACTGCACTAGATCGTGCAAATGCAGAAGATGCATTGCTTCCTATTCCAAAGATTCTTGGTTTGCATGATAAAAAGGGGAGCCATTGGAGTTCAGACAAGTTCGAAGGTGTTCATAGCAGTAGTGAAG ATGAAATGGAAATTGAAATGCCTGCTATTAGCATGGAGGATAAGCTAAAGGATCTTGGGATTATTAACCACAAAAAGGATATTCCTTCTGAGTTATTGACAGACTCAACAAAATTGTTGGGTTTAAGTATTGAAGATAATGTGTCACAGAAGAAG ATGAGAATAGCTGTTTTATCTTTGGAACCTAGTGAAGCATTCAAGCTACTGGAATTATTGGTGGCAATTTGGAAGTTAAG GGCATGCAGCGGGAATCTTGTTTTGCCATGGATTTGTTGTATATTGGTGAACCACAGTGATTTCGTAGTTTCTCAGGATCCAGCTTCTGAGCTATTCGATTCACTACACaag CTTACCCAATCAAGAGCAACATCAGTGCAGTCATTATTCCAGTTATCAGGTCGTTTGCAACTTATTGGGGCTCAG ATTGAGAAGGCTGTTCAGAATAAAAATCACCCAACCCCTTCTATTGCGGACAATTTGGATGAAagtgaagatgatgaagatgttgacGATGTTCTTTAtggtgaagaagaaggaagCAGCAGCAGCGATAATGATGAGTAG